In Arthrobacter burdickii, one DNA window encodes the following:
- the nagB gene encoding glucosamine-6-phosphate deaminase, with product MRVVILDSTEDIGAYGAGVILDGVRRGRIHTLGVATGSSPLAIYRALADQWIPALAQLKAFALDEYVGLPADDPRSYRSVIQQEVTDKLRLDPANVHVPNGCAADLDAECERYEAAMAEAGGVDLQLLGIGRNGHIGFNEPSSSLSSRTRPKTLMAATRRDNARFFPDPGDVPRHCLTQGLGTILDAAEVLLVAQGSAKAPAVRAALEGPLSSMCPASVLQLHRRATVVLDEEAAQHLALREYYLDTGRNPIEGMRA from the coding sequence ATGCGTGTCGTCATCCTCGACAGCACCGAGGACATCGGCGCCTATGGAGCCGGCGTCATCCTCGACGGCGTGCGCCGGGGCAGGATCCACACGCTCGGCGTCGCCACCGGGTCCTCTCCGCTGGCCATCTACCGTGCACTGGCCGACCAGTGGATCCCCGCCCTGGCCCAACTGAAGGCCTTCGCGCTCGACGAGTACGTCGGCCTCCCGGCGGACGACCCCCGGAGCTACCGGTCGGTGATCCAACAGGAAGTGACCGACAAACTCCGCCTCGACCCGGCCAACGTCCATGTCCCGAACGGCTGCGCCGCCGACCTGGACGCCGAATGCGAGCGGTACGAGGCGGCGATGGCCGAAGCGGGGGGTGTGGACCTGCAGCTGCTGGGCATAGGTCGGAACGGGCACATCGGGTTCAACGAGCCGAGCTCCTCCCTGTCCTCGCGCACCCGGCCGAAGACACTGATGGCAGCCACCCGCAGGGACAACGCACGCTTCTTCCCCGATCCCGGGGACGTCCCCCGCCACTGCCTCACCCAGGGGCTCGGCACGATCCTCGACGCGGCCGAGGTGCTGCTCGTCGCCCAGGGCTCGGCCAAGGCCCCGGCGGTACGCGCAGCACTCGAGGGACCGCTGTCCAGTATGTGCCCGGCGTCGGTGCTGCAGCTGCACCGTCGGGCGACCGTCGTCCTGGACGAGGAGGCCGCACAGCATCTCGCGCTACGGGAGTACTACCTCGACACAGGAAGGAACCCGATCGAGGGCATGCGGGCGTGA
- a CDS encoding alcohol dehydrogenase catalytic domain-containing protein, producing MTDTSAFTFRPGAGPSLEPVQVRPPDRGQVRVEIRATGVCHSDLHIVNGDWPTERPLVLGHEASGVVQETGPDVTDLAPGDHVVLSWFAPCRKCVNCAAGRGWLCTGTTALDHTLPDGSTPFSDGNGQDLWPYLGLGTFTSEVVVPETAAVKVGKDVPFTVGALLGCSVTTGVGAVLNTADVPAGSSAVVIGCGGVGLSVIMGLKLAGAYPIIAADLSEAKRTKAEELGATLTVDPRTTDLASYVSEELGGVDFAFEAIGNEKVIETLPGLLAPGGAAVLVGMTRIGARSSIDPFDLADQGKRILGCNYGSSVAHVDIPRLSRLYLAGQLPLEELIDTVRPLGDAQQALDELAAGSGLRSILIPGGR from the coding sequence GTGACCGACACTTCCGCTTTCACCTTCCGGCCAGGGGCCGGACCGTCCCTCGAACCCGTCCAGGTACGGCCCCCGGACCGCGGGCAGGTCCGCGTGGAGATCCGTGCCACCGGGGTCTGTCACTCCGATCTGCACATCGTCAACGGGGACTGGCCCACGGAACGCCCCCTGGTCCTGGGCCACGAGGCGTCCGGCGTGGTGCAGGAGACGGGGCCCGACGTCACGGACCTGGCGCCAGGGGACCATGTCGTCCTGTCCTGGTTCGCCCCGTGCAGGAAATGCGTCAACTGCGCGGCGGGCAGGGGCTGGCTCTGCACGGGGACCACCGCCCTGGACCACACACTGCCGGACGGGAGCACGCCGTTCTCCGACGGGAACGGGCAGGACCTGTGGCCCTATCTCGGGCTCGGGACCTTCACCAGCGAGGTCGTCGTCCCGGAGACGGCCGCCGTGAAGGTGGGCAAGGACGTCCCGTTCACCGTCGGGGCGCTGCTGGGCTGCTCGGTGACGACCGGCGTGGGCGCCGTGCTCAACACCGCCGATGTCCCGGCCGGATCGTCGGCGGTCGTCATCGGCTGCGGCGGGGTGGGCCTGTCGGTCATCATGGGGCTCAAGCTCGCCGGCGCGTATCCGATCATCGCCGCCGACCTGTCCGAGGCCAAACGCACCAAAGCGGAAGAACTGGGCGCGACCCTCACCGTCGACCCGCGGACGACGGACCTCGCGTCCTACGTCAGCGAGGAACTCGGAGGGGTGGACTTCGCGTTCGAGGCCATCGGCAACGAGAAGGTCATCGAGACCCTGCCGGGGCTGCTGGCCCCCGGCGGTGCTGCGGTGCTGGTCGGGATGACGCGCATCGGTGCGCGGTCCTCCATCGACCCCTTCGACCTCGCCGACCAGGGCAAGCGGATCCTCGGCTGCAACTACGGGTCCAGCGTCGCGCACGTCGACATCCCCCGCCTGTCACGGCTCTACCTCGCCGGGCAGCTGCCGCTGGAGGAACTCATCGACACCGTCCGCCCGCTGGGCGATGCACAACAGGCACTGGATGAACTGGCGGCAGGGTCCGGGCTGCGCTCGATCCTGATCCCCGGCGGTCGATGA
- a CDS encoding purine-cytosine permease family protein yields the protein MSHVPNDQTPALTAPPLIETRSIDWVPENERHGKLWHQAPLWFLGNFQYFSIPIGFIGPSLGLSFGWTVLASILGIAVGTVFMAFHASQGPTMGLPQLIQSRAQFGYRGVIVPLLATLFTYMAFNVADTVLLSEGLSGSFGWNPTVIAVLATLAGVVLAIFGHDWLHKAFRILLYVSLPIMTILTIGVITGAAGGSLSGGEYGFTWPAFMAQFAACAAYNITYAPYVSDYSRYLPTTTRARSVIAAVFFGASSSAIWLIILGAWLSIALGATDGLVGLQTAGNSVFARLGDAAALLSALALTATMGMNAYGGMLTVLTTIDSIRPIKPRTTARVVTILALAVAWYAIAASINSGAVATVFSALTLMLYILVPWTATNLVDFFLVRKGHYAITDLFTPKGIYGAWGWQGLTAFAIGLLTEIPFMLLPAVGNWSYVGPVATALGGVDIAWFVGLLTTSVAYLLLSRTIDRGAEEAHLRESNEKLSKTITTD from the coding sequence ATGTCGCACGTTCCGAACGACCAGACACCCGCCCTCACGGCTCCCCCGCTGATCGAGACACGCTCGATCGACTGGGTCCCCGAGAACGAACGCCACGGGAAGCTATGGCATCAGGCACCCCTGTGGTTCCTCGGCAACTTCCAGTACTTCTCCATCCCGATCGGCTTCATCGGCCCGTCCCTGGGACTGTCCTTCGGCTGGACCGTGCTCGCCAGCATCCTCGGCATCGCCGTCGGCACCGTGTTCATGGCCTTCCACGCGTCCCAGGGCCCGACCATGGGCCTCCCCCAGCTGATCCAGTCACGGGCGCAGTTCGGCTATCGCGGCGTGATCGTGCCGCTCCTGGCCACGCTGTTCACCTACATGGCCTTCAACGTCGCCGACACCGTGCTTCTCAGCGAAGGCCTGAGCGGCTCCTTCGGCTGGAACCCCACGGTGATCGCCGTGCTGGCAACCCTCGCCGGGGTGGTCCTGGCCATCTTCGGCCACGACTGGCTCCACAAGGCATTCCGCATCCTGCTGTATGTCTCGCTGCCGATCATGACGATCCTGACGATCGGCGTCATCACCGGCGCTGCCGGCGGGTCGTTGAGCGGCGGGGAGTACGGATTCACCTGGCCGGCCTTCATGGCCCAGTTCGCTGCCTGCGCTGCCTACAACATCACGTATGCCCCGTACGTCTCCGACTACTCCCGCTACCTGCCCACCACCACCCGGGCCCGGTCGGTGATCGCCGCAGTCTTCTTCGGTGCGTCGTCCTCGGCGATCTGGCTGATCATCCTCGGCGCCTGGCTGTCGATCGCGCTCGGTGCGACGGACGGGCTCGTCGGGCTCCAGACCGCGGGCAACTCCGTCTTCGCCCGCCTGGGGGACGCGGCCGCCCTGCTCTCCGCGCTTGCGCTCACGGCGACCATGGGCATGAACGCCTACGGCGGAATGCTGACGGTGCTCACGACCATCGATTCGATCCGGCCCATCAAGCCGAGGACCACCGCACGCGTCGTGACCATCCTGGCTCTGGCCGTCGCCTGGTACGCCATCGCCGCTTCCATCAACTCGGGCGCGGTCGCGACCGTCTTCTCGGCCCTGACCCTGATGCTCTACATCCTGGTGCCGTGGACGGCCACGAACCTCGTCGACTTCTTCCTCGTCCGGAAGGGCCACTACGCGATCACCGACCTGTTCACCCCGAAGGGCATCTACGGCGCCTGGGGCTGGCAAGGGCTGACGGCATTTGCCATCGGCCTGCTGACCGAGATCCCGTTCATGCTGCTGCCTGCCGTCGGGAACTGGAGCTACGTGGGCCCCGTGGCCACGGCGCTCGGGGGCGTGGACATCGCCTGGTTCGTGGGCCTCCTGACCACGTCGGTGGCATACCTGCTGCTCAGCCGGACCATCGACCGTGGCGCCGAGGAAGCGCACCTGCGGGAGAGCAACGAGAAGCTCTCGAAGACCATCACCACAGACTAG
- a CDS encoding TetR/AcrR family transcriptional regulator, with product MARPRKQLLSRDIILEAALELVGRHRDFTITGIAQHLGVNPSSLYHHMIGGRDEIIEALRERIYREIDLDALGGADASWQSRIEYWVLAYREAVARYPSAIPLLLGRMVDDAPTLALYEVLASALAEAGVPREQHLAVISMLDALVFGSALDAASPDPLWLSSADAHPALHGAGASEPAPDRIGEGLRLGIRAAISYLEVSRAGFDRV from the coding sequence ATGGCACGGCCACGCAAGCAACTGTTGTCTCGGGACATCATCCTCGAAGCCGCCCTGGAACTGGTCGGCAGGCACCGCGACTTCACGATCACCGGGATCGCCCAGCACCTGGGCGTCAATCCCTCCTCGCTGTACCACCACATGATCGGGGGCAGGGACGAGATCATCGAGGCCCTCCGGGAGCGGATCTACCGCGAGATCGACCTCGACGCGCTGGGTGGGGCGGACGCGAGCTGGCAGTCGAGGATCGAGTACTGGGTCCTGGCCTACCGGGAGGCCGTGGCGCGCTACCCTTCGGCGATCCCGCTGCTCCTGGGGCGCATGGTCGACGACGCGCCGACGCTGGCCCTGTACGAGGTCCTGGCGTCGGCGCTCGCCGAGGCCGGCGTGCCGCGGGAGCAGCACCTGGCGGTGATCTCCATGCTCGACGCCCTGGTCTTCGGATCGGCCCTCGATGCTGCTTCCCCCGATCCGCTCTGGCTGTCCAGCGCGGACGCCCATCCCGCTCTGCACGGGGCCGGAGCCTCGGAGCCTGCCCCGGACCGCATCGGGGAAGGCTTGCGTCTGGGGATCCGGGCGGCGATCAGCTACCTGGAGGTCTCGCGGGCCGGGTTCGATCGAGTATGA
- a CDS encoding MFS transporter, protein MSPSIAPQRSWGWLWILAGGALLTQTALNLVRPVTTYKLLALDADTTTIGLVTAAYALIPLLSALPLGRLSDRMRRLSRLVALGAALLGLGSLALALSSSIALVAGANALLGFGHLVFTIAGQTLITRHARPGQMNAAFGWFTAAYSAGQLVGPLIAGLLLGSSLGTVSAERSASITVALWVGAGLSLLAAPIVLFRTARPPESTAPAPAVGTPAGGPEQPDDGRSLPARQERATLSAILGRAGVPSHMLASLSLLAMLDILTAFLPLAGEEAGIPPAQIGVLLAIRGAASILSRSCLPWLSSRLSSRTLLLVSLYGSGVALIFPPLTVGQPWIVVPLLVIGGFCLGLGQPLTMTLVSTAVPDGWRGTALAVRLTGNRVGQVVMPITAGFLAAPLGAAGAIWFSCAVLLVSACEKTARR, encoded by the coding sequence ATGTCTCCTAGCATCGCGCCCCAGCGCTCGTGGGGTTGGTTGTGGATCCTTGCCGGAGGCGCCCTGTTGACCCAGACCGCACTCAACCTCGTGCGGCCCGTCACCACCTACAAGCTTCTGGCCCTCGACGCGGACACCACCACCATCGGCCTGGTGACTGCCGCCTACGCCCTCATCCCCCTGCTCAGTGCGCTGCCGCTCGGGCGGCTCAGTGACAGGATGCGGCGGCTGAGCCGGCTGGTCGCCCTGGGAGCGGCCCTGCTCGGCCTGGGCTCCCTGGCGCTTGCGCTGTCCTCCAGCATCGCCCTCGTCGCAGGAGCCAATGCACTGCTCGGGTTCGGGCACCTGGTCTTCACCATCGCCGGCCAGACACTGATCACCCGCCATGCCCGTCCCGGGCAGATGAACGCCGCCTTCGGATGGTTCACGGCGGCCTACTCCGCCGGACAACTCGTCGGACCACTGATCGCGGGCCTCCTGCTGGGCTCCAGCCTCGGAACGGTCTCCGCGGAGCGCTCCGCCAGTATCACGGTAGCCCTGTGGGTCGGCGCAGGCCTGTCGCTGCTGGCGGCTCCGATCGTGCTGTTCCGCACCGCCCGGCCACCCGAGAGCACGGCCCCTGCCCCCGCTGTCGGCACTCCCGCCGGAGGTCCCGAACAGCCCGACGACGGACGCTCTCTGCCTGCCCGACAGGAACGGGCGACGCTGTCGGCGATCCTGGGGCGAGCGGGCGTGCCGTCCCACATGCTGGCATCCCTGTCGCTGCTGGCGATGCTGGACATCCTGACCGCCTTCCTTCCCCTTGCGGGGGAGGAGGCGGGCATTCCACCCGCCCAGATCGGGGTGCTGCTGGCCATTCGTGGGGCTGCTTCCATCCTGTCCCGATCCTGCCTGCCCTGGCTGTCCTCCCGACTGTCGTCCCGGACGCTGCTGCTCGTCAGCCTGTACGGATCCGGAGTGGCTCTGATCTTCCCCCCGCTGACCGTCGGTCAGCCGTGGATCGTCGTACCGCTGCTGGTCATCGGCGGGTTCTGCCTCGGTCTCGGGCAGCCGCTGACGATGACGCTCGTCTCCACTGCCGTCCCTGACGGGTGGCGGGGCACGGCTCTTGCCGTCCGGCTGACCGGCAACCGCGTAGGACAGGTCGTCATGCCGATCACCGCCGGTTTCCTTGCCGCCCCGCTGGGGGCAGCCGGCGCCATCTGGTTCAGTTGCGCGGTCCTCCTCGTCAGCGCGTGCGAAAAAACCGCCCGCCGGTAG
- a CDS encoding MFS transporter, with protein sequence MTTSPSTSARTGVNPRAVSPSSPASLAGRREWFSLAVLMLPVLLVSVDNTVLSFALPEISRHFATSGTTLLWIVDSYPLVLAGLLVAMGSLGDRFGRRRLLMIGAAGFALFSVVAAFAPTAAFLVASRVGLGVFGAMLMPSTLSLIRNIFADRNQRRIAIAVWAAGFSAGAALGPLLGGALLEHFWWGSVFLLAVPVLVLMLALTPAVVPESRDSNPGRVDYAGIALSIATMLPIVYAIKNLAKGGPLLVSVTAAFIGLAAGTAFVVRQLQRRDPMLDVRLFTVRAFTGAVLVNLLAIFSLVGFLFFVSQHLQLILGYTPLDAGLVLLPGLLVTIVAGLGVVPLARRLPPHAVVSVSLLFSAVAYAMIALLGEGGSAGFLLVAFVILGIGVGASETVSNDLILSTVPADKAGAASAVSETAYEVGSVLGTAVLGSILLASYQRNLMLPAGLTSAQVESSTETLGGAVEVGTQLGPTSAALLRDSAFAAFDSGVTVTSGIAALLMVGASVLAAWSLRGEAKAGPARAAADH encoded by the coding sequence ATGACCACTTCACCTTCCACCTCCGCGCGCACCGGGGTGAACCCGCGTGCCGTTTCCCCCTCCTCCCCCGCCTCCCTTGCCGGCCGCCGCGAATGGTTCTCCCTCGCCGTGCTGATGCTGCCGGTGCTGCTGGTCTCGGTCGACAACACCGTCCTGAGCTTCGCGCTGCCGGAAATCTCCCGCCACTTCGCCACAAGTGGCACCACACTGCTCTGGATCGTGGACAGCTACCCCCTCGTGCTCGCGGGACTCCTGGTCGCGATGGGCAGCCTGGGAGACCGCTTCGGCCGCCGGCGCCTGCTCATGATCGGCGCGGCCGGCTTCGCCCTCTTCTCCGTGGTCGCAGCCTTCGCCCCGACCGCGGCCTTCCTCGTCGCGTCCCGCGTCGGCCTCGGTGTGTTCGGCGCCATGCTCATGCCGTCGACCCTGTCGCTGATCCGCAACATCTTCGCCGACCGGAACCAGCGGAGGATCGCCATCGCGGTGTGGGCCGCAGGGTTCTCAGCCGGCGCTGCCCTCGGCCCCCTGCTCGGCGGCGCCCTGCTCGAGCACTTCTGGTGGGGCTCGGTGTTCCTCCTGGCGGTGCCCGTACTCGTCCTCATGCTCGCGCTGACCCCGGCCGTCGTGCCCGAGTCCAGGGACTCGAACCCGGGCCGCGTGGATTACGCCGGCATCGCCCTGTCCATCGCGACGATGCTGCCGATCGTCTACGCCATCAAGAACCTGGCGAAGGGAGGTCCACTGCTCGTCTCCGTGACGGCGGCATTCATCGGCCTCGCCGCCGGCACGGCGTTCGTCGTGCGCCAGCTCCAGCGGCGCGACCCGATGCTCGACGTCCGCCTGTTCACGGTGCGGGCCTTCACGGGAGCCGTCCTGGTGAACCTCCTCGCGATCTTCTCGCTCGTCGGGTTCCTGTTCTTCGTCTCGCAGCATCTGCAGCTGATCCTGGGCTACACCCCGCTCGACGCCGGGCTCGTGCTGCTGCCGGGCCTCCTGGTGACCATCGTCGCCGGCCTCGGCGTCGTACCGCTCGCCCGGCGGCTGCCGCCGCATGCCGTCGTCTCGGTGTCGCTGCTCTTCTCGGCCGTTGCCTACGCGATGATCGCCCTGCTCGGCGAGGGCGGATCGGCGGGCTTCCTCCTGGTCGCCTTCGTCATCCTCGGGATCGGCGTGGGAGCGTCGGAAACGGTCTCCAACGACCTGATCCTGTCCACGGTGCCGGCCGACAAGGCCGGAGCCGCCTCCGCCGTCTCGGAGACCGCCTACGAGGTCGGCTCGGTCCTCGGCACCGCGGTGCTGGGCAGCATCCTGCTCGCCTCCTACCAGCGGAACCTGATGCTCCCCGCGGGCCTCACCTCCGCACAGGTGGAGTCGTCCACGGAGACCCTCGGGGGTGCCGTCGAGGTCGGCACGCAGCTCGGCCCGACCTCCGCTGCGCTCCTGCGGGATTCGGCGTTCGCCGCCTTCGACAGCGGCGTCACGGTCACCTCCGGCATCGCAGCCCTGCTCATGGTGGGGGCGTCCGTACTGGCGGCGTGGAGCCTGCGCGGCGAGGCGAAGGCCGGACCGGCGCGGGCGGCCGCCGACCACTAG
- a CDS encoding TetR/AcrR family transcriptional regulator, with the protein MSSSRERILDSFEDALIREGERAATMEAVAAAADVSKGGLLYHFPSKEALVDGLADRLRGLADKDREAMTSAPDGAARYYVRTSVFEDSALDRALVSMARLAQQGHPTAKASLAGIQERWLDALEAKLGDRTTARAVKLLGDGLYYDAAFFASAGAGRTSSEEIEELLDVVDLIVSARRATGS; encoded by the coding sequence GTGTCCAGTTCCCGTGAGCGCATCCTCGACAGCTTCGAAGACGCGCTGATCCGCGAAGGCGAGAGGGCCGCCACCATGGAGGCGGTCGCCGCCGCCGCCGATGTCTCCAAGGGTGGCCTGCTGTACCACTTCCCCTCCAAGGAGGCACTGGTGGACGGGCTCGCCGACCGGCTCCGGGGACTGGCCGACAAGGACCGCGAGGCCATGACGTCGGCGCCGGACGGAGCGGCCCGCTACTACGTCCGCACCTCGGTGTTCGAGGACAGCGCCCTCGACCGGGCTCTCGTGTCGATGGCCCGCCTCGCCCAGCAGGGCCACCCCACGGCGAAGGCCTCCCTCGCCGGGATCCAGGAACGGTGGCTGGACGCCCTCGAGGCCAAGCTCGGTGATCGCACGACGGCGCGCGCCGTCAAGCTGCTGGGTGACGGGCTCTACTACGATGCCGCGTTCTTCGCCTCCGCCGGTGCCGGCCGGACCAGCAGCGAGGAGATCGAGGAACTGCTCGACGTCGTCGACCTCATCGTTTCCGCCCGCAGGGCCACCGGCTCCTGA
- the mscL gene encoding large conductance mechanosensitive channel protein MscL produces the protein MIKGFKDFILRGNVVELAIAVVIGGAFTALVGAFTANIINPIIASAGGVDAAGFGFNIRPGNDATFVDIGAVITAAVSFLITAAVVYFLFVVPLNSANRRLHHRAAPHVPAEDPIPVDTALLTEMRDLLKDMAGRDARQ, from the coding sequence ATGATCAAGGGCTTCAAGGATTTTATTCTCCGCGGCAACGTCGTCGAACTGGCGATCGCCGTCGTGATCGGCGGCGCCTTCACCGCCCTCGTGGGGGCCTTCACCGCGAACATCATCAACCCGATCATCGCGTCCGCGGGCGGAGTCGATGCCGCCGGATTCGGTTTCAACATCCGGCCGGGCAACGATGCCACCTTTGTCGACATCGGTGCCGTCATCACGGCGGCAGTCTCGTTCCTCATCACGGCGGCCGTGGTCTACTTCCTCTTCGTCGTCCCCCTGAACTCCGCGAACCGGCGTCTCCACCACCGCGCCGCTCCCCACGTACCCGCGGAGGACCCGATTCCCGTGGATACCGCCCTGCTCACGGAGATGCGCGACCTGCTGAAGGACATGGCGGGGCGGGACGCCCGGCAATGA
- a CDS encoding TfoX/Sxy family protein: MNDDEAADRRAQRAEAGVRLDRLVGGLLDHAGVGRTTMFGSAAISLNGKLFALLDREGRLMVKVPAERAAALVAQGAAVPARIGRGTAREWVGIAPEESGTEDQDREWTEFLLEAYDYAVQLQADSAGAASD; this comes from the coding sequence ATGAACGACGACGAGGCAGCGGACCGCCGCGCTCAGCGCGCCGAGGCGGGCGTGCGCCTCGACCGGCTGGTCGGCGGGCTGCTGGACCATGCCGGTGTCGGGCGCACCACGATGTTCGGGAGTGCCGCGATCTCCCTGAACGGGAAGCTGTTCGCCCTGCTCGACCGGGAGGGCCGGCTCATGGTCAAGGTGCCCGCGGAACGCGCAGCAGCCCTCGTCGCCCAGGGTGCTGCGGTTCCGGCGCGGATCGGACGAGGGACGGCCCGGGAGTGGGTGGGCATCGCGCCGGAGGAGTCCGGGACGGAGGACCAGGACCGCGAGTGGACCGAGTTCCTGCTCGAGGCCTACGACTACGCCGTCCAGCTCCAGGCGGACAGCGCCGGCGCCGCCTCCGATTGA
- a CDS encoding FAD-dependent oxidoreductase, producing the protein MRSLWLDTAPHIPSDTLQDGTAYDSVVVGAGLTGLTTALLLARAGHRVAVLEARTAGAVTTGNTTAKLSLLQGTSISTILQHHDAELARAYVLGNREGQSWLLRFCDEHGIGYETRDAVNYATTDTGARKLVSEHEACTEAGLATELGAATDLPFPVRKTLRLKDQAQFHPLEVLAGLASELRRHGGALIEGVRVEGVAKTGSEGVELKTTAGAVTASNVVLATGIPILDRGGYFAVLQPMRSYCVALTVHDDVPEDMYLSVDSPTRSLRTATVNGTKYLIAGGNGHRVGHSSNTQGRVDGLTRWAQEYFPTARPAYAWSAQDYAPAAAVPYVGKVPAGGGHIYAATGYNKWGMTNAVAASMALSGEILGGNMPWAQTLYRTKVSPADALQTAQANAVVGMDLVTGWLSGLAKTGSSAPGEGEGRVIREGARPIGVCTVDGVQHRVSAVCPHLRGVLTWNDAERSWDCPLHGSRFTADGKLLEGPSTSDLADTRR; encoded by the coding sequence ATGAGATCGCTCTGGCTCGACACTGCTCCGCACATCCCGTCCGACACCCTGCAGGACGGCACCGCGTACGACTCCGTGGTGGTGGGAGCGGGACTGACGGGCCTGACGACGGCGCTCCTGCTGGCGCGGGCGGGCCACCGTGTGGCGGTCCTCGAGGCGCGGACCGCCGGAGCGGTGACCACGGGCAACACCACGGCGAAGCTCTCCCTCCTGCAGGGCACCAGCATCTCGACGATCCTCCAGCACCACGACGCCGAACTCGCCCGCGCCTACGTCCTGGGCAACCGCGAGGGCCAGAGCTGGCTGCTGCGCTTCTGCGACGAGCACGGGATCGGCTACGAGACCCGGGACGCCGTCAACTACGCGACCACCGACACCGGCGCCCGCAAGCTCGTCTCCGAGCACGAGGCGTGCACCGAGGCGGGCCTCGCCACCGAGCTCGGCGCCGCCACCGATCTTCCCTTCCCCGTCCGCAAGACGCTGCGCCTGAAGGACCAGGCGCAGTTCCACCCGCTCGAGGTGCTGGCCGGCCTGGCGTCGGAGCTCCGGCGGCACGGCGGTGCGCTGATCGAGGGCGTCCGGGTGGAGGGCGTCGCGAAGACCGGGTCGGAGGGCGTGGAGTTGAAGACCACCGCGGGCGCCGTGACGGCATCGAACGTGGTGCTCGCCACGGGCATCCCGATCCTCGACCGGGGAGGCTACTTCGCCGTCCTGCAGCCGATGCGCTCGTACTGCGTGGCCCTGACCGTACACGACGACGTCCCCGAGGACATGTACCTCAGCGTCGATTCGCCCACCCGTTCCCTGCGCACGGCGACCGTGAACGGGACCAAGTACCTGATCGCGGGCGGCAACGGCCATCGGGTCGGGCACAGCTCGAACACCCAGGGCCGGGTGGACGGCCTCACGCGCTGGGCGCAGGAGTACTTCCCCACGGCGCGGCCCGCCTACGCCTGGTCCGCGCAGGACTACGCCCCTGCCGCCGCCGTGCCCTACGTCGGCAAGGTCCCGGCCGGCGGCGGGCACATCTATGCGGCGACGGGCTACAACAAGTGGGGCATGACGAACGCCGTCGCGGCATCCATGGCCCTGTCCGGCGAGATCCTCGGGGGCAACATGCCGTGGGCCCAGACCCTCTACCGGACGAAGGTCAGCCCTGCGGACGCGCTCCAGACCGCCCAGGCGAACGCCGTCGTCGGCATGGACCTGGTGACCGGTTGGCTGTCGGGCCTCGCGAAGACCGGCTCCTCGGCCCCCGGAGAGGGCGAGGGCCGCGTCATCCGGGAGGGCGCACGGCCCATCGGTGTCTGCACGGTCGACGGCGTCCAGCATCGCGTCTCGGCCGTCTGCCCCCACCTGCGCGGCGTCCTGACCTGGAACGACGCCGAGCGGTCCTGGGACTGCCCGCTGCACGGTTCGCGTTTCACGGCCGACGGGAAGCTGCTCGAAGGGCCGTCGACCTCCGACCTGGCGGACACGCGGCGCTGA
- a CDS encoding DUF1801 domain-containing protein: MTSKDSVVDAWFDQQSHTMTTAARTLRSAILRAVPEAVESIKWQAPNFARGDDFATFSMRRPGVLQVILHTGAKPKPEWPAIPLDDLDGRLKWVGHNRAVITFTSPEDVAEALHVFEQAIGVWAAHISSDVPGADG, translated from the coding sequence ATGACCAGTAAGGACAGCGTCGTCGACGCCTGGTTCGACCAACAGTCGCACACGATGACCACCGCCGCTCGGACACTCAGGAGTGCAATCCTTCGGGCGGTGCCAGAAGCCGTCGAGAGCATCAAGTGGCAAGCACCGAACTTCGCGAGAGGCGACGATTTCGCGACCTTCAGTATGCGTCGGCCCGGAGTTCTCCAGGTCATCCTCCACACCGGCGCGAAACCAAAACCGGAATGGCCGGCCATTCCCCTGGATGACCTCGATGGGCGCTTGAAGTGGGTTGGCCACAACCGTGCGGTGATCACGTTCACGTCGCCAGAGGATGTCGCTGAAGCCCTCCATGTGTTCGAGCAGGCCATTGGCGTCTGGGCGGCCCACATCTCATCCGACGTCCCGGGCGCCGATGGCTGA